The proteins below come from a single Aquificaceae bacterium genomic window:
- a CDS encoding site-specific DNA-methyltransferase encodes MHSIEEFLNRVICGDVLEVLRDMPSGSIDLGITSPPYNKKEKHGGWLVPKVIYKTYKDAMKEEDYQRWQIDVLDELYRVIKEGGSFFYNHKVRYENGKMIHPLEWLTKTKWNIWQEIIWNRKIAGNIRGWRFWQVEERIYWLVKGKPKELSPSHAKLTSIWDIRPEQGHKDHPAVFPIELPTRIIYSILEDRYGVVIDPFCGTGTTLVSAKLLGKAYIGIDISEEYVAYAIKRLESADKERHRVLYELSLHEVSLTFEERKKKGLWNKRLKKL; translated from the coding sequence ATGCATAGCATAGAAGAGTTTCTCAACAGAGTTATATGCGGAGATGTTTTAGAAGTTCTTAGGGACATGCCCTCTGGCTCCATAGACCTTGGGATAACTTCACCGCCTTATAACAAAAAGGAAAAACATGGCGGTTGGCTTGTGCCAAAAGTGATATACAAAACTTACAAAGACGCTATGAAGGAAGAGGACTATCAAAGATGGCAGATAGACGTTTTAGATGAACTCTACAGGGTGATAAAGGAGGGTGGCAGTTTTTTCTACAACCACAAGGTTAGATACGAAAACGGAAAGATGATACATCCTCTTGAGTGGCTTACAAAAACCAAGTGGAATATATGGCAGGAGATTATATGGAACAGGAAGATAGCAGGGAACATCAGAGGGTGGAGGTTTTGGCAGGTTGAAGAGAGGATATATTGGCTTGTAAAGGGTAAACCTAAGGAGCTAAGTCCAAGTCATGCAAAGCTCACATCCATATGGGACATAAGACCAGAACAAGGACACAAGGACCATCCTGCGGTTTTTCCCATAGAGCTTCCTACAAGGATAATCTACTCTATTCTTGAAGACAGATACGGTGTAGTCATAGACCCCTTTTGTGGCACAGGGACTACACTTGTGTCCGCAAAACTATTAGGTAAGGCTTATATAGGAATAGACATATCTGAAGAGTATGTGGCTTACGCCATAAAGAGGCTTGAATCCGCAGATAAGGAAAGGCATAGAGTCCTTTATGAGCTTTCCCTTCATGAGGTTAGTCTTACCTTTGAGGAGAGGAAAAAGAAAGGGCTTTGGAACAAGAGGCTTAAAAAGTTATAA